The Hyla sarda isolate aHylSar1 unplaced genomic scaffold, aHylSar1.hap1 scaffold_835, whole genome shotgun sequence sequence ATGTCACACTGACCTTACAGTTCCTGGCGAAATGCGTTGTTGTAGTGCAGCACCTGAAGCAGATGTTGTTCTCTTTGAGGAATTCTTTGCGGTCCTCTAAAAACTTCTCCCTGAAGGCTCTGCATTTCAGTAGAGGATGTGGTTTCTTGTGCAAGGGGCATTGCTTGCTAACGTCTTCCAGTTTGTTCCCTTCTTGAGAAGGCTTGAACGACCTGTAAGGAGAACCTGTGGAAGCAACATTAGTTTTGTGGACTGCCACTGGTGTTTTGTGAGGTTTGACACCAGGGGCAGTAGGACATGACAGTGTAAAATCAAAACTGGGATCATTTCTGATCCTTGCCTGTTGAGCAACAAAGTCTTCAAACACTTTAAAGGGAGGAAATGGTACGTTATGGGACTGTTTATAATGAGAACCATGCGTGATCCACTTCTCCTGTAGGTTATAAGGAAGTTTTTGGACAATTGGATTAACACCTCTGGCGGTGTCCAGGAATGCTAGCCCGGGTAGATATCCTTCTGCCTGAGCAACCTGTAACTCTATTAACAAGTCACTGAGTTCCCTGAGCTTTTGGTAACTCCTACCCACTATTTTGGGAAAAGTTTCAATTcttttatataaaacattttctaTAGCTTCTATTGACCCATAACATTCATCAAGTCTTTCCCTTTACCATCTTTAGGCCTTTTCCCGGATAGTTTATGTTAATGTCTCTGATTCTTTTGGCATGTTCAGCAGATTCATTTCCAAGCCATTTTACCAAGCGATCTAACTCCTCACTACAGGAAAGATCTAAGTCCCTTATGGCGTTCTGAAAGGAGGCTCGCCATGACCTGTAGCTCTCGGGGCGATCAGTGAACTTTATAAGTCCCCTGGTAACCAGTTCACGTTTAGCCAAGAACTTAGCAAAGTCCATGACCGCATGGTTGGCGCCAACACTACCCTGTGTGCTGTTATGCTGCGTGTGTGGTGTATCACCATACCTTTTGGAAGTTTCTGGCTTAGGAAAGTCTGTATAATACCGCTCTGACGCGAATGGTGTCCCTTTAAGTTGAAGCGAAGGTCTTAGCTTTTGTCCTGTAGAGCGGTAGTTGTGGTCGGGATCACTTTGCCGCATACCGTCTTGCTCGAGGTACTGTGATTAAAGGTAAGGTCTTTGACACTCTGTATACGCTGGCTGATATACTGGATCATAGGTGTCATCTCTCTTGGGATGCTGGTAGACATATTCTGAGACGCGCTGTGCTGGATCTTGTTGATCTAAGTCTGGTCCGAGTACTTGGCTGTGCTTCTCAGATTCAGAACAGTCTATGGCTTCTAAGCACTCTGCTTTGGCTATTGCGGCTGCCGCTTCTTTCTCTGCTGCTAGTTTTTCCAGTGATATCTTTAGTTGCATCTCTTGTGCAGCAAAGGAAGACTTTAGTTGCATCTCTTGTGCAGCAAAGGAAGCCCTTACTTTTGCAGCCTCAGCTTCGGCACGGGCGAGAGCAGCCATTTCTTTTATGGAGGACTTGCTAGAGCAGCTTGCTTGTGACCTTGTCCTGCATGATGATGCCTGGCTGGCGGACATGGTGTTCCTGTTGCTGGCTGCTTAGTGACTCTGTGCAGGCTCAGTCTGGGTCAGAAGAGACTTCAGTGTGGTTTGGCTTGAGCTGTGCTTGCTGGGGGTTACACTCTCACTTCTTGTGACTGTGTGGCAACCGCTGCAATCATGTGCGCAGGACCGCGTGGCTGATGGCGGCTCCGTATAGTCAGATCCACTATCGCTGGTGACTAGCATCTGTTTTACTGTTATATCTTCCTACATGTTCACACAGTATGTAGACTGACATCCAGGATAAACCATCCCTGTCTTCCAAATAAGAGGACTGTTCTTTGTAGTTCAACAGGTCTATTGGTCAACAGGTTGTAATAAGTACATGAATGAATATGTACTTGAATGAATAGGTGGTAAAACTATAAGAATACAAAAAGACATGTATAAGTACAGAGTATAAGAactgcatgcatcatacataacAGTGAAGCACATGGTACAATGACTGCCTGTACATAAGACTGCATGGCTAGCTAACAGTCTAACATCTACACAGTTAACTTTCCTGAGTAGTAATCCAAACATCTGCACAGCTCTGCATACTATAATGCCCTAGTTACAGAGGTAAGTGACTCACCAGATATGCTGTTACACAGATGGAGTTTTAGAAGAGATATATGAAGAAACAGCTCTGATTCTGTGTCCATGAGACTGAGGACTGCCCCTTCTCCTTCCCAGAGTGCCTTGCAAGAACCCACGATGTGTAGCTCCACCCACAAGGCAGAATTATTACAACAGGAAAAACAAGATGTTATAAAACTTAACACCACTAGATGGTGCTATAACCTAGTTAATGAACTCTCATTATTGAAAGCTATGGCAAATGGTTATGGAACCCAGGCTGGACAGAACATATATAGTGATCgggagtgaagactttctggatacattgtatatagtgatcaggagtgaagactttctggatacattgtatgtagtgatggggggtgaagactttctggatacattgtatatagtgacagaggtgaagactttctggatacattgtatatagtgatggggggtgaagactttctggatacattgtatatagtgactgggggtgaagactttctggatacattgtatatagtgactgggggtgaagactttctggatacattgtatatagtgacagaggtaaagactttctggatacattgtatatagtgaccggggttgaagactttctggatacattgtatatagtgacagaggtgaagactttctggatacattgtatatagtgatggggggggtgaagactttctggatacattgtatatagtgatggggggggtgaagactttctgaatacattgtatatagtgatcgggggtgaagactttctggatacattgtatatagtgacagaggtgaagactttctggatacattgtatatagtgacttggggtgaagactttcctgatgcattgtatatagtgaccgggggtgaagactttctggatacattgtatatagtgatcggaggtgaagactttctggatacattgtatatagtgatggggggggtgaagactttctggatacattgtatatagttatcgggggtgaagactttctggatacattgtatatagtgataggggtgaagactttctggatacattgtatatagtgatggggggggtgaagactttctggatacattgtatatagtgatgggggggtgaagactttctgaatacattgtatatagtgatcgggggtgaagactttctggatacattgtatatagtgattggggatgaagactttctggatatattgtatatagtgaccgggggtgaagactttctgaatacattgtatatagtgaccgggggtgaagactttctgaatacattgtatatagtgaccgggggtgaagactttctgaatacattgtatatagtgatcgggggtgaagactttctggatatcttgtatatagtgacagaggtgaagactttctgaatacattgtatatagtgatcgggggtgaagaatttctggatatattgtatatagtgaccgggggtgaagactttgtaCAGCGCggtgacatgtacagaggtggtcATCACCCAGAGAAGACGTATTATATAGACGTTCAGGAACCACAGGGGATCTGTATCACTGGCCCTGTTTTTTCTAGCCTCCCATATACTGCAaaaacactgtcactttaaaggccCATAGGTTTTATCGTGTAGAATTGAAGGAGAACAGTAGTGTCCTTAGggtaggggatgagttatagatcacggggggtccgactgcggggtcccccctgtgatctcctgtacggggccgcggcataCTACAGGAAGCGTTgtgtcgtccccagcagaaagccgtgaCGGACAcatggagatacatggaggggacgtgtcagccACAGTGTCATTCTCCTTTAACCTCTCAGTGACTGGGTCACATGGGTTATAGCTGGTGTTATGTATTGTTGTCTGTGCCGAGGATGTTCCTGCTCATAGATCAGAGCCTGGTTGTTTCTTCTCATGGGTCACAGTGCCGGGGCTGGAGATCTTGCTCGGATTGGCGTTGATTCTATAGGTGACTCCTCATCACTTTGGCTGTTTATCTTCTATTCCAGATCCAGAGACGTAAGTGGAAGTTGAACCtcatacagcagctggaggcgCAGCTGACGTCCAGCCCGATAGCCCTCCCCACAGAGTGAGTCCCCCTCAGCTGCAGCTTTATTCCATAACATAGAACTAAGACAACTAATGGGGAAAAGGGATTTCTAAGATGTCTTGTTACACTTGGAATCTATTATTGTAGTTAGTATTGGGCTTCCCTCTTTTGTAATTTTGTTTTGCCCTTTTaatgttatgtcacagtacatataGTGGAAGGCGCAGAAAACTGACACCTCATCACCCTGACTCTTTAATGGGGAACTCCACTACTCTACTCTAAAAAAGGCAGCATGGAAACCCCACTACTTTCCCACGTTCATCAACATACCAACcagaaccttaaaggagtacttcgctcctttacttcttatcccctatccaccaagtatctgatcacggaggtccgaccgctgggactcgtgtatctccgcctctcccatagagatgcacagAGGGAGCATGTCGACCTCGCTCTGTGCATGAGCAGACCCAAGGCACTGTACAGGAGACACCAATACCCCTTCCTGTGAATAAGGGATAAAAAGTAAAGTAGCAAGTAAAGGTTCTGGTCAATCTGTGGATGCACATGGAAAAGTAGTGGGGTCTCATGCTGCCTTTCCTAGTGAGAAATGTTTTTTGCATTCTTCATTCTATCCATCTCTCCCCGGATCACAGGgaggatgtatggggggggggggggggggacagaaaaTGTCTGGCCAGAGATGCTCAGTCCATTGGTATGATGGAATGTGGGGATCACATGGACAGTAGGGTCCGTGGTAGCAGTGGGGCATCCTCAGAGAAATGGAGCTGTAGAATTAATCATTTAGTGGACAAAACTTTTTGGCTAATCTCAGATCAATGTGTTCAGTCCAACAGAACTTCAGACATTGGAGTTTCATCCTGTCACGGTCAGAGGCCATTTTGATCACTCAAAGGAACTTTACCTCAAGCCTCGCACCCTGGTGAAGCAAAGTAAAGAGTCTCAGGAGTCCAGTGGGATGGGACCTCAGGAGAATGGGGCTCATGTGATCACCCCCTTCTGTACTGACCGTGGGTATGTCATCTTACCTCTTACAGTAATTTGTTGTCATTACTTCATACTATGGAGAAGCCGCATGTTACAGGGATAGATGCTGGgggatcatagttacatagttagtatggttgaaaaaagacatacgtccatcaagtccaaccagggaaacCAACCAGGATAACTTACAGTTCAaaccagaagtttacatacactatataaaaatacatatatgatGTTTTTCTCACTATCTGACATGAAATCAGTATAAACCTTACCCGTTTTAGGTCAGTTAGGATTGCCAAAATTATTTATACTTGCTAAATGCCAAaataatgagagagagagagagagaatttaaggcatttttattactttctgcaaAGTCAAAAGTATACATACACTAGGATTACTATgccttttaaaggacatctgcagcaaaatacaacttatcccctatccacaggaaaggggataagtgtttgatcacagggggtccaacccgcgatctcctgcacgggccaCAGCTCTGCCGCGCagaaggcgtgccggccgcagcatgacgtcgaGGCCGACATGCCTCcaccatgtagttctatgggagaggcggggagacaGTGTTCGTGccttcccgcctctcccatagaactgtatggggagggc is a genomic window containing:
- the LOC130347375 gene encoding surfeit locus protein 1, which encodes MSGVGLILLRRPALSARCPYSRCPLLRPSWTSYCTRPRSHLWTLQKCPGSGSQRSLSSTPLAESGKDPLVKWLLLLIPVVSFGLGTWQIQRRKWKLNLIQQLEAQLTSSPIALPTDPTELQTLEFHPVTVRGHFDHSKELYLKPRTLVKQSKESQESSGMGPQENGAHVITPFCTDRGYVILPLTVICCHYFILWRSRMLQG